A genomic segment from Nicotiana tabacum cultivar K326 chromosome 9, ASM71507v2, whole genome shotgun sequence encodes:
- the LOC107787200 gene encoding sulfite reductase 1 [ferredoxin], chloroplastic-like produces the protein MTTSFGAAINVAAVDDPNPKLQIQKFNGLKSTSNSLLLSRRLHVFQSFSPSNPSSIVRAVSTPAKPAAVEPKRSKVEIFKEQSNFIRYPLNEEILNDAPNINEAATQLIKFHGSYMQYDRDERGGRSYSFMLRTKNPGGEVPNRLYLVMDDLADQFGIGTLRLTTRQTFQLHGVLKKDLKTVMSTIIRNMGSTLGACGDLNRNVLAPAAPFAKKDYMFAKQTADNIAALLTPQSGFYYDVWVDGEKVMTAEPPEVVKARNDNSHGTNFPDSPEPIYGTQFLPRKFKIAVTVPADNSVDIFTNDIGVVVVSNEDGEPQGFNIYVGGGMGRTHRMETTFPRLAEPLGYVPKEDILYAVKAIVVSQRENGRRDDRRYSRLKYLLSSWGIEKFRSVTEQYYGKKFEPCRELPEWEFKSYLGWHEAGDGSLFCGLHVDNGRVKGAMKKALREVIEKYNLNVRLTPNQNIILCNIRQAWKRPITTVLAQGGLLQPRYVDPLNLTAMACPAFPLCPLAITEAERGIPDILKRVRAIFEKVGLKYSESVVIRVTGCPNGCARPYMAELGLVGDGPNSYQIWLGGTPNQTSLAKTFKDKVKVQDLEKVLEPLFFHWRRKRQSKESFGDFTNRMGFEKLGEFVEKWEGIPESSSRYNLKLFADRETYEAMDALASIQDKNAHQLAIEVVRNYVASQQNGKSMD, from the exons ATGACGACGTCGTTTGGAGCAGCGATCAACGTCGCCGCCGTCGATGACCCGAACCCGAAGCTCCAAATTCAGAAGTTCAACGGGTTAAAAAGCACCTCCAATTCGCTGTTGCTTAGCAGACGTCTTCACGTTTTTCAGTCCTTTTCCCCGTCGAATCCCAGTTCTATTGTCCGCGCCGTATCTACG CCAGCAAAGCCAGCTGCAGTGGAGCCCAAGCGTAGTAAGGTTGAAATATTCAAAGAACAGAGTAACTTCATAAGGTATCCTCTTAATGAGGAGATTCTAAATGATGCCCCCAACATCAATGAGGCTGCAACACAATTGATCAAGTTCCATGGAAGCTATATGCAATACGACAGAGATGAGCGTGGGGGAAGATCATACTCATTCATGCTTCGGACAAAGAACCCTGGTGGGGAGgtaccaaacagactctacttgGTCATGGATGATCTTGCTGACCAATTTGGAATTGGGACACTTCGTTTGACGACAAGACAAACCTTTCAGCTGCATGGGGTCTTGAAAAAAGACCTGAAGACAGTAATGAGTACAATCATCAGAAACATGGGTTCAACTCTTGGTGCATGTGGTGACCTCAATAGGAACGTTCTTGCTCCAGCTGCCCCATTTGCTAAAAAAGATTATATGTTTGCTAAACAAACAGCTGATAACATTGCAGCACTTCTAACTCCCCAATCTGGATTTTACTATGACGTTTGGGTGGATGGGGAGAAAGTTATGACAGCAGAACCTCCTGAAGTTGTGAAAGCTCGAAATGATAACTCCCATGGAACAAACTTCCCCGACTCACCTGAACCCATTTATGGAACTCAGTTCTTGCCAAGGAAGTTCAAAATTGCAGTTACTGTGCCAGCTGATAACTCTGTGGACATCTTCACCAATGATATAGGCGTTGTTGTTGTATCTAATGAGGATGGAGAGCCTCAGGGATTCAACATATAT GTTGGTGGTGGTATGGGGCGAACTCATAGGATGGAAACCACTTTTCCTCGTTTGGCAGAGCCATTAGGTTATGTGCCTAAAGAGGATATACTCTATGCTGTTAAAGCTATTGTTGTTAGTCAAAGAGAAAACGGCAGAAGAGATGATCGCAGGTACAGCAGATTGAAATATTTACTCAGCTCATGGGGAATCGAGAAGTTTCGATCTGTCACTGAACAGTATTACGGAAAGAAGTTTGAACCTTGCCGTGAATTGCCTGAGTGGGAATTCAAGAGTTATTTGGGATGGCATGAAGCA GGAGACGGTAGTTTGTTTTGTGGTCTACATGTTGACAATGGTCGTGTAAAAGGAGCGATGAAGAAGGCACTCAGGGAAGTTATTGAGAAGTATAATCTGAATGTGCGTCTCACACCCAACCAGAATATTATCTTGTGCAATATTCGACAAGCGTGGAAGCGCCCCATCACCACAGTTCTTGCACAGGGTGGTTTGCTG CAACCTAGGTATGTGGATCCTCTCAATCTAACAGCGATGGCCTGCCCGGCTTTTCCGCTTTGTCCTCTTGCAATAACTGAAGCTGAACGTGGAATACCTGACATCCTCAAGCGTGTTCGAGCTATTTTTGAAAAG GTTGGTCTGAAGTACAGTGAATCTGTCGTCATAAGGGTAACAGGCTGTCCTAATGGATGTGCTAGACCATACATGGCTGAACTTGGCTTGGTAGGAGATGGTCCAAACAGCTATCAG ATATGGCTCGGTGGTACTCCCAATCAAACTTCATTGGCAAAAACTTTCAAGGATAAGGTTAAGGTTCAGGATCTTGAAAAAGTTCTGGAGCCTTTATTTTTCCATTGGAGAAGAAAGCGACAATCTAAAGAATCATTTGGCGACTTCACAAACCGCATG GGATTTGAGAAACTTGGAGAGTTTGTTGAAAAATGGGAAGGCATCCCCGAGTCATCATCTCGATATAACTTGAAGCTATTTGCTGATAGAGAGACTTACGAAGCCATGGATGCACTTGCAAGCATCCAAGATAAAAATGCCCATCAATTGGCAATTGAAGTAGTGCGCAATTATGTTGCTTCCCAGCAAAATGGGAAAAGTATGGACTGA